From one Syntrophales bacterium genomic stretch:
- a CDS encoding adenylate kinase, with amino-acid sequence MNILIFGPNGSGKGTQGAVVQKKYGVPHIETGVIFRQNIAGGTDLGIRAKAFIDKGELVPDDITIPMILNRIKEPDCASGWLLDGFPRNLAQAEAMYDALSKENIPLNYVIEIELDREIAKNRIMGRRLCANDNNHPNNIYIDAIKPVEKNGTYVCRVCGGELSTRADDQDESAIDKRHNIYYDARTGTTAAINYFKERVAVIGVNGSPGVSEVSEELLKKLG; translated from the coding sequence ATGAACATTCTTATTTTCGGACCCAACGGAAGCGGCAAGGGCACCCAGGGAGCGGTCGTTCAGAAAAAATACGGAGTTCCGCATATTGAAACGGGCGTTATATTCAGGCAGAATATCGCCGGCGGCACCGATCTCGGCATACGGGCAAAGGCCTTCATAGACAAGGGAGAACTGGTTCCTGACGATATCACCATCCCCATGATTCTGAACCGCATCAAGGAGCCCGATTGCGCAAGCGGGTGGCTTCTTGACGGTTTCCCCCGGAACCTGGCCCAGGCTGAGGCCATGTATGACGCGCTGTCGAAGGAGAATATCCCTCTTAATTATGTTATCGAAATCGAGCTGGACCGGGAAATAGCCAAGAACCGCATCATGGGCCGGCGTCTTTGCGCCAATGACAACAACCACCCCAACAACATCTATATCGACGCCATAAAGCCCGTTGAAAAGAACGGCACCTATGTCTGCCGTGTCTGCGGCGGCGAGCTGTCGACCCGTGCCGATGACCAGGACGAAAGCGCCATTGATAAACGTCACAATATTTACTATGATGCCCGGACGGGCACCACGGCGGCCATCAACTATTTCAAGGAACGTGTGGCCGTCATAGGTGTCAACGGCAGTCCGGGGGTTTCAGAAGTTTCAGAGGAGCTTCTGAAAAAGCTCGGATAG
- the panB gene encoding 3-methyl-2-oxobutanoate hydroxymethyltransferase: MSKQGPTRQVTKTTIMDMKRKGEKITMLTAYDYNTAVLMDEMGLDMILVGDSLGMVVLGYESTLPVTMDEMILHTKSVTRGAQRPMVLGDMPFMSYQASVESGLLNASRFMKEAGAHGVKLEGGREVAEVVRRITEAGIPVMGHLGLTPQSVHQMGGFKMQGKTVEAAQRIKEDALIMEEAGAFSVVLEVVPAMLAKDISESLSIPTIGIGAGPYCDGQVLVVNDMLGMFERFTPKFVKKYADLGSGAKRAFEEYVREVKEGTFPGPEHYS; this comes from the coding sequence ATGAGTAAGCAGGGACCAACCCGGCAGGTAACAAAGACCACTATCATGGATATGAAGAGGAAGGGTGAAAAAATCACCATGCTTACCGCCTACGATTACAACACGGCGGTTCTGATGGATGAGATGGGGCTGGATATGATCCTCGTGGGCGACTCGCTGGGCATGGTCGTTCTTGGCTACGAAAGCACACTGCCCGTAACGATGGACGAGATGATACTTCACACGAAGTCCGTTACCCGCGGAGCTCAGCGGCCCATGGTTCTGGGTGACATGCCCTTCATGTCCTATCAGGCGTCGGTGGAAAGCGGTTTATTGAACGCCTCGCGGTTTATGAAAGAGGCCGGAGCCCATGGCGTTAAACTTGAAGGCGGTCGCGAAGTGGCGGAAGTCGTGCGCAGGATAACGGAGGCGGGAATCCCCGTTATGGGCCATCTGGGTCTGACACCCCAGTCGGTACACCAGATGGGCGGTTTCAAGATGCAGGGCAAAACCGTCGAGGCGGCACAGCGCATCAAGGAGGACGCCCTCATAATGGAAGAGGCCGGAGCTTTTTCTGTGGTTCTCGAAGTCGTTCCCGCGATGCTCGCGAAAGATATCTCCGAATCCCTTTCCATCCCCACCATCGGCATCGGCGCGGGCCCATACTGCGACGGCCAGGTTCTCGTAGTCAACGACATGCTTGGCATGTTCGAGCGGTTCACGCCGAAATTCGTCAAGAAATACGCAGACCTGGGGAGCGGCGCCAAGCGTGCCTTTGAAGAATACGTACGGGAAGTCAAGGAGGGCACATTTCCGGGACCGGAGCACTACTCCTGA
- a CDS encoding DUF2520 domain-containing protein translates to MQRDSVAIIGAGKVGTATGYLLRLKGYPVVALADISENALARALEYTGGRACASAAEAAALADAVFITTTDDIIAPVCLEIAGQGVLGPGKRVIHMSGAGGLDLLEPARKAGASTATIHPLQSFVDVAAVIKNIPGSTFAITAQDDIRDWAVQVVADLGGIPFFVEDADKPLYHAAACVASNYLVSLMHIVTSLYGILGFTPDDAIRAFWPLVRGTISNMEARGIAGALTGPVARGDLRTIEKHLAVLEAKAPQFLTLYRELGRVAVGIARNMETISEEKGKELDSLLKGEGNHE, encoded by the coding sequence ATGCAACGGGACTCCGTGGCGATCATAGGAGCCGGCAAGGTTGGAACGGCGACGGGATATCTTCTGCGGTTAAAAGGATACCCCGTGGTCGCCCTGGCCGATATATCAGAGAACGCGCTTGCCCGGGCCCTTGAATACACAGGGGGGCGGGCCTGCGCTTCTGCCGCCGAGGCTGCCGCGCTCGCTGACGCCGTATTCATAACTACCACCGATGACATAATCGCCCCGGTCTGCCTCGAAATCGCCGGACAGGGAGTCCTGGGACCGGGCAAGCGGGTCATCCACATGAGCGGTGCCGGCGGTCTTGATCTTCTGGAACCGGCGCGGAAGGCAGGAGCTTCAACGGCAACCATCCACCCCCTGCAGTCTTTCGTGGACGTGGCCGCCGTTATCAAGAATATTCCGGGGAGCACCTTCGCCATTACCGCCCAGGATGACATTCGCGACTGGGCCGTACAGGTCGTTGCCGACCTGGGAGGCATACCCTTCTTTGTCGAAGACGCCGACAAGCCCCTGTACCACGCGGCCGCCTGTGTGGCCTCGAATTATCTCGTTTCGCTCATGCATATCGTCACGTCCCTGTACGGAATCCTGGGATTTACCCCGGATGACGCGATCCGGGCCTTCTGGCCCCTTGTACGGGGAACCATCTCCAACATGGAAGCAAGGGGAATCGCGGGGGCGCTGACAGGGCCTGTCGCCCGGGGAGATCTGCGGACCATTGAAAAACACCTGGCAGTCCTGGAGGCGAAAGCTCCCCAATTTCTGACGCTCTACAGGGAACTCGGGCGCGTCGCTGTCGGCATCGCCCGAAATATGGAGACCATATCGGAAGAAAAAGGAAAAGAACTTGACTCTCTTCTGAAAGGAGAAGGCAATCATGAGTAA